From Litorilinea aerophila, the proteins below share one genomic window:
- the eno gene encoding phosphopyruvate hydratase codes for MPTIRRLTALEILDSRGRPTVQATCELSDGTVGTASVPSGASTGTAEALELRDGDPRRYGGLGCRKAVAHIHQELHQALSGRPFETQQELDQAMVALDGTPNKARLGANALLAVSLAFARATAHHRGVPLYEQFATILAQTDGGQAPASFRLPRPTINLFSGGKHAGGQVPIQDVLVVPARARTMDEALSTTYAVYQAAADLCRRKYQMRALTADEGGLAPPFPHAQAMLEDAVAAIRAAGFVPGQEVALAIDVASTHFFQDGRYHLGEEPHDSLAQIQVVRQWVEAYPIVSVEDALAEDDWEHWPELRRQLGERVLTLGDDLLCTNPARIQRAIELGAANALLLKVNQIGTLSEAAQAFVLARRAGWQVTVSARSGETEDNWLADLAVGWGGDQIKVGSITQSERLAKYNRLLAIEVAAGFPLVAWPG; via the coding sequence ATGCCCACCATCCGACGACTGACTGCCCTTGAGATTCTGGACAGCCGGGGCCGCCCGACGGTCCAGGCCACCTGCGAACTGAGCGACGGCACCGTGGGCACGGCCTCGGTGCCATCGGGTGCATCCACCGGCACGGCCGAAGCCCTGGAGCTGCGGGACGGAGATCCCCGGCGCTACGGCGGGCTGGGCTGCCGCAAGGCCGTGGCTCACATCCATCAGGAGCTGCATCAGGCCCTGTCCGGCCGCCCTTTTGAGACCCAACAGGAGCTGGACCAGGCCATGGTCGCCCTGGACGGCACGCCCAACAAGGCCCGGCTGGGCGCCAACGCCCTCCTGGCCGTCTCCCTGGCCTTCGCCAGGGCCACGGCCCACCACCGGGGCGTCCCGCTGTACGAGCAATTCGCGACCATCCTGGCCCAGACGGACGGCGGCCAGGCGCCGGCCTCGTTTCGGCTGCCCCGGCCCACCATCAACCTCTTCAGCGGCGGCAAGCATGCCGGGGGGCAGGTGCCCATCCAGGATGTGCTGGTAGTTCCCGCCCGGGCCCGCACCATGGACGAAGCCCTGAGCACCACCTACGCGGTCTACCAGGCCGCGGCCGATCTCTGTCGGCGCAAATATCAGATGCGCGCCCTCACCGCCGATGAGGGGGGCCTGGCCCCACCCTTTCCCCACGCCCAGGCCATGCTGGAGGACGCGGTGGCCGCCATTCGCGCCGCCGGCTTCGTCCCCGGTCAGGAAGTGGCCCTGGCCATCGACGTGGCGTCCACCCACTTCTTCCAGGACGGACGTTACCACCTGGGTGAAGAGCCCCACGACAGCCTGGCCCAGATTCAGGTGGTCCGGCAGTGGGTGGAGGCGTATCCCATCGTCAGCGTGGAGGATGCCCTGGCGGAGGACGACTGGGAGCACTGGCCGGAACTGCGCCGCCAGTTGGGCGAACGGGTCCTCACCCTGGGCGATGACCTCCTCTGCACCAACCCGGCCCGTATCCAGCGGGCCATCGAACTGGGGGCGGCCAATGCCCTTCTCCTCAAGGTCAACCAGATCGGCACCCTGAGCGAGGCGGCCCAGGCTTTTGTCCTGGCCCGGCGGGCCGGCTGGCAGGTGACCGTCAGCGCGCGCAGCGGCGAGACCGAGGACAACTGGCTGGCCGACCTGGCCGTGGGCTGGGGCGGCGACCAGATCAAGGTAGGTTCCATCACCCAGTCCGAGCGGCTGGCCAAGTACAACCGGCTGTTGGCCATCGAGGTCGCCGCAGGGTTCCCCCTGGTCGCCTGGCCTGGGTAG
- a CDS encoding phosphotransferase family protein, producing MNRELDIEQPADLLAYLHATGRIPPGEEPAVRPLSGGVSNRTVLLQRPNGEAWVLKQALAKLRVPVDWFSSPERVHREALGLRWLQKLAPPGTIPPLLFEDHEHHLLAMAAVPQPYDNWKSLLLAGKLDLDHVTQFGRLLATIHRQAYLQREEVEPVFVDRSFFETLRLEPYYGYTASQVPQAAAFLQALMDATRQRLITLVHGDYSPKNILIHQGRLVLLDHEVIHWGDPAFDLGFSLTHLLSKAHHVAGHREAFAQAAHHYWEVYRSTLGDMPWADGLEGFAVRHTLACLLARVDGRSPLEYLREEERQRQRQAVLRLMAAPPSTIPTLVQTFVSTLNTLETTRT from the coding sequence ATGAACCGCGAACTGGACATCGAGCAGCCTGCCGACCTGCTGGCCTACCTCCACGCGACCGGGCGCATCCCCCCCGGCGAAGAGCCGGCTGTGCGGCCCCTGTCCGGCGGAGTCTCCAACCGGACGGTCCTCCTGCAGCGGCCCAACGGTGAAGCCTGGGTGCTGAAACAGGCCCTGGCCAAGCTGCGGGTGCCGGTGGATTGGTTCAGCAGCCCAGAGCGGGTCCACCGGGAGGCCCTGGGCCTGCGCTGGCTGCAGAAGCTGGCCCCCCCCGGCACCATTCCGCCCCTCCTCTTCGAGGACCACGAGCATCACCTCCTGGCCATGGCCGCGGTGCCCCAGCCCTATGACAACTGGAAGAGCCTGCTGCTGGCCGGCAAGCTGGATCTGGACCACGTGACCCAATTCGGCCGGCTGCTGGCCACCATCCACCGGCAGGCCTACCTGCAGCGGGAAGAGGTCGAGCCCGTTTTCGTGGACCGCAGCTTCTTCGAGACCCTGCGCCTGGAACCCTACTACGGCTACACGGCCAGCCAGGTCCCCCAGGCCGCTGCCTTCCTCCAGGCCCTGATGGACGCTACCCGCCAGCGGCTGATCACCCTGGTCCACGGCGACTACAGCCCCAAGAACATCCTGATCCACCAGGGGCGGCTGGTCCTGCTGGACCACGAAGTGATTCACTGGGGCGACCCGGCCTTCGACCTGGGCTTCTCCCTCACCCATCTGTTGAGCAAGGCCCACCACGTGGCCGGCCACCGGGAAGCCTTCGCCCAGGCCGCCCACCACTACTGGGAGGTCTATCGAAGCACCCTGGGCGACATGCCCTGGGCGGACGGGCTGGAGGGTTTCGCCGTGCGCCACACCCTGGCCTGCCTGCTGGCCCGGGTGGACGGCCGCTCCCCCCTGGAGTACCTCCGGGAAGAGGAACGCCAGCGCCAGCGCCAGGCGGTGCTCCGGCTCATGGCTGCGCCGCCATCCACCATCCCGACCCTGGTTCAGACCTTTGTATCCACCCTGAATACCCTGGAAACAACCCGGACATAG
- a CDS encoding FGGY-family carbohydrate kinase, protein MNASRADLLLGIDAGTSVVKVALFDRQGQEMAVARRRTPIYTPQPAWSEADMEETWALTAEAIRALLTESGIDPARIAGVGLTGNMVGAWLVDANGRPVRRAILWNDGRTQALIDRFIQEQPDFMQVIFRTSGSVMQQGCTLPLLRWLAEHEPASLEKAAWVLCCKDWIGFKLTGAVHLDPTEASVMPGDARERGYSQAMWQLFGLEEYRHLFPPLAPSERIGGVVQEEAARVTGLRAGTPVAVGAGDVPASAIGLGAVAPGVACSLLGTNILNCLVTPAPLFEPPDVGLLFCLPGDRWLRATVNVSGTTSLDWFVEQFCAAERDAAATPADLYAALEALAQRSGPGARGVLYLPYLSELGIISPFLEPAARAVFFGLTDRHTRGDLLQALYEGIALSIRDGFAVIPQEVAEIRLSGGGAKSRYWSQLIADCTGKRVVVPAGTEFGAKGAALLAAVGLGWFASVDEAVTATTHQGRRFEPNPDRTALYERRYAVYRRLQQDLRAAWRLAAAP, encoded by the coding sequence ATGAACGCCAGCCGCGCGGATCTGCTGCTGGGCATCGACGCCGGTACCTCGGTGGTGAAAGTCGCCCTCTTCGACCGCCAGGGCCAGGAGATGGCGGTGGCGCGACGCCGCACCCCCATCTACACGCCCCAGCCCGCCTGGTCCGAGGCCGACATGGAGGAAACCTGGGCCCTCACCGCCGAAGCCATCCGCGCCCTCCTGACCGAGTCCGGGATCGACCCGGCCCGCATCGCCGGGGTCGGCCTGACGGGGAACATGGTGGGCGCCTGGCTCGTGGACGCCAACGGTCGGCCCGTCCGCCGGGCCATCCTCTGGAACGACGGCCGCACCCAGGCGCTCATCGACCGCTTCATCCAGGAGCAGCCCGACTTCATGCAGGTCATCTTCCGCACTTCCGGCTCGGTGATGCAACAGGGATGCACCCTGCCCCTGCTGCGCTGGCTGGCCGAGCACGAGCCGGCCAGCCTGGAGAAGGCAGCCTGGGTCCTCTGCTGCAAGGACTGGATCGGGTTCAAGCTCACGGGCGCCGTCCACCTGGACCCCACCGAGGCCAGCGTCATGCCGGGGGATGCCCGGGAGCGGGGGTACAGCCAGGCCATGTGGCAGCTCTTCGGGTTGGAGGAGTACCGCCACCTTTTCCCGCCGCTGGCCCCTTCGGAGCGCATCGGCGGCGTGGTCCAAGAGGAGGCGGCCCGGGTCACCGGGTTGCGGGCGGGCACGCCGGTGGCCGTGGGGGCCGGCGACGTGCCCGCTTCGGCCATCGGGCTGGGCGCGGTCGCGCCTGGGGTGGCCTGCTCCCTGCTGGGCACCAACATCCTCAACTGCCTGGTCACGCCGGCGCCCCTTTTCGAGCCGCCCGACGTGGGCCTGCTTTTCTGTCTGCCCGGCGACCGCTGGCTGCGGGCCACGGTGAACGTCTCCGGCACCACCAGCCTGGACTGGTTCGTGGAGCAGTTCTGTGCTGCAGAGCGGGACGCCGCCGCCACCCCAGCGGACCTCTACGCGGCCCTGGAGGCCCTGGCGCAACGCAGCGGGCCCGGCGCCCGGGGCGTCCTCTACCTCCCCTACCTGAGCGAGCTGGGCATCATCTCGCCCTTCCTGGAGCCCGCAGCCCGGGCCGTCTTCTTCGGCCTGACGGATCGCCACACCCGGGGTGACCTGCTCCAGGCCCTGTATGAGGGCATCGCCCTCTCCATCCGGGACGGTTTTGCCGTGATCCCCCAGGAGGTGGCCGAAATCCGGCTTTCAGGCGGCGGAGCCAAGAGCCGCTATTGGAGCCAGCTCATCGCAGACTGCACGGGCAAGCGAGTAGTGGTGCCCGCGGGCACCGAATTCGGCGCCAAGGGTGCAGCCCTCCTGGCTGCGGTGGGCCTGGGCTGGTTCGCTTCCGTGGACGAGGCCGTGACCGCCACCACCCACCAGGGCCGGCGCTTCGAGCCCAACCCGGACCGGACTGCCCTTTACGAACGGCGGTACGCGGTCTATCGCCGCCTGCAGCAGGATCTGCGCGCCGCCTGGCGTCTGGCTGCCGCGCCTTGA
- a CDS encoding carbohydrate ABC transporter permease, whose translation MTGPLRTRVPLLLGVAALLLVVVAPFYYVIVSSFKTPQEIISPVPSLFPQSWTLQHYAKLLQASNFPTYLANSLLVAAGTMLICMVISTLAAYGLYRMQLPGREFLFRVILVTYAFPGVLLLIPLYGMMSQVGLIDRLWALIIVNVTFTAPFAVWMLRAFFTSIPVEIEEAATLDGAGWLQILARIVLPLALPGIASVAIFAFITSWTEYMFASVLIVSEAARTVPVGLAGIIGQYQVDWGLLLAGATVTMLPVILLFSFVGRSFVEGLTAGAVK comes from the coding sequence ATGACGGGCCCACTGCGCACCCGTGTCCCCCTGCTGCTGGGCGTCGCCGCCCTGCTGCTGGTGGTGGTCGCGCCCTTCTACTACGTGATCGTCTCCAGCTTCAAAACGCCCCAGGAGATCATCTCCCCGGTGCCGTCCCTCTTCCCCCAAAGCTGGACCTTGCAACACTACGCGAAGCTCCTGCAGGCCTCCAACTTCCCCACCTACCTGGCCAACAGCCTGCTGGTGGCCGCCGGCACCATGCTCATCTGCATGGTCATCAGCACCCTGGCCGCCTATGGCCTCTACCGCATGCAGCTACCGGGCCGGGAATTCCTCTTCCGGGTCATCCTGGTTACCTACGCCTTCCCAGGCGTCTTGCTGCTGATCCCCCTCTACGGCATGATGAGCCAGGTGGGGCTCATCGACCGGCTGTGGGCGCTGATTATCGTCAACGTCACCTTCACCGCGCCCTTCGCCGTCTGGATGCTGCGGGCCTTCTTCACCAGCATCCCCGTGGAGATCGAGGAAGCCGCCACCCTGGACGGGGCCGGCTGGCTCCAGATCCTGGCCCGCATTGTGCTCCCCCTGGCCCTGCCGGGCATCGCCAGCGTGGCCATTTTCGCCTTCATCACCTCCTGGACCGAGTACATGTTCGCCTCGGTGCTCATCGTCAGCGAGGCGGCCCGCACGGTGCCCGTGGGCCTGGCCGGCATCATCGGCCAGTACCAGGTGGACTGGGGGCTGTTGCTGGCCGGCGCCACGGTGACCATGCTGCCGGTCATCCTGCTCTTCAGCTTCGTTGGGCGCAGTTTTGTGGAAGGCCTCACGGCAGGAGCGGTCAAATGA
- a CDS encoding carbohydrate ABC transporter permease, producing the protein MLQSLSRPTAHSRRILLGYLLVAPLLLWLAGTILYPLLSAVLLSLQDIKIIGTPGAWVGTDNYARALADSRFWQALGRSGLWVLANGVLQTVAAFATALILNQRFPGQKMARVWIILSWIVPTVVVVIIWRWLLSSSGVVNYLLVSLGLLDGPMGFFSTRNSAAMSVVAINAWRWFPFMAVMVLAGLQNIPRELYEAAAVDGAAAVQMFFRITLPLLQPVLFVLGLVGTLLSFNVFDIIWLLTGGGPSGATTTLPVLIYETAFTRYRLSQAAAISVLSGLLLMIFAILFIRFMSPREEDA; encoded by the coding sequence ATGCTCCAATCGCTCTCACGCCCCACCGCCCACAGCCGGCGCATCCTGCTGGGCTACCTGCTGGTGGCCCCACTTCTCCTGTGGCTGGCCGGGACCATCCTCTACCCCCTGCTCTCAGCCGTGCTCCTCAGCCTGCAGGACATCAAGATCATCGGGACGCCGGGCGCCTGGGTGGGCACAGACAACTACGCGCGCGCCCTGGCGGACAGCCGCTTCTGGCAGGCCCTGGGCAGAAGCGGCCTCTGGGTCCTGGCCAACGGCGTCCTCCAGACGGTGGCCGCCTTCGCCACGGCCCTGATCCTGAACCAGCGCTTCCCCGGCCAGAAGATGGCCCGGGTCTGGATCATCCTCTCCTGGATCGTGCCCACGGTGGTGGTGGTGATCATCTGGCGCTGGCTGTTGAGCAGCTCCGGCGTGGTCAACTATCTGCTGGTGAGCCTGGGCCTGCTGGATGGCCCCATGGGCTTCTTCAGCACCCGCAACAGCGCGGCCATGTCCGTGGTGGCCATCAACGCCTGGCGCTGGTTTCCCTTCATGGCCGTCATGGTGCTGGCCGGCCTGCAGAACATCCCCCGAGAACTGTACGAAGCCGCCGCGGTGGACGGTGCCGCCGCGGTCCAGATGTTTTTCCGCATCACCCTGCCCCTGCTCCAGCCCGTGCTCTTCGTGCTGGGGCTGGTGGGCACCCTGTTGTCCTTCAACGTCTTTGACATCATCTGGCTGTTGACCGGGGGCGGACCGTCTGGCGCCACCACCACCCTGCCTGTGCTCATCTACGAGACGGCCTTCACCCGCTACCGGCTGAGCCAGGCTGCGGCCATCTCGGTGCTCTCCGGCCTGCTGTTGATGATCTTCGCCATCCTCTTCATCCGCTTCATGTCGCCCCGGGAGGAAGACGCATGA
- a CDS encoding ABC transporter substrate-binding protein has protein sequence MKQTKRSIWLVLALALATALLAACAMATPATPAAEAPASAPEDATAPVEITLWHMEQPPHRVERIQQLIDEFNAAHPDIVVHQEPQNWGEIYTKAPAAVAAGNAPELLFAIPDFTPILKDLGKVQPMEEFVAEIDERYGYYPAAVEPYNYDGHTWAVPLYNMAHSLWYRKSVFAEAGIEPPTTWEEWLAAAEQLTTDGQYGIGLPANKHLYTDQVVYDFMVNAGADEIYNPDGTLRFNNPQTVEAYDFYSQLYRFSPPDSPNWTWGEAEACFANRTCAMILQFTVITTYDTQAEGDPEDLGVIPIPHSASVENSGTIAYSNAVMLLTEDPAKQEAAKEFLRFILTPGNYGRFLNMEPGLFLPVTEAGSQDETFWNDPLAVKYQSQIETMVENAQTGRLFGFTNGNTFPSIAAISAQNLLAQTLQMVVIDGMPAEEAVAQGQRLMEEAISQ, from the coding sequence ATGAAACAGACCAAGAGATCCATCTGGCTGGTATTGGCGCTGGCCCTGGCCACCGCGCTGCTGGCGGCCTGTGCCATGGCCACGCCCGCCACCCCAGCCGCCGAAGCACCGGCGTCCGCCCCAGAGGACGCCACCGCGCCCGTGGAGATCACCTTGTGGCACATGGAACAGCCCCCCCACCGGGTGGAGCGGATCCAGCAGCTGATCGATGAGTTCAACGCCGCCCACCCGGACATCGTGGTGCACCAGGAGCCCCAGAACTGGGGCGAGATCTACACCAAGGCGCCCGCCGCGGTGGCCGCGGGGAACGCGCCGGAACTTCTCTTCGCCATCCCCGACTTCACCCCCATCCTCAAGGACCTGGGGAAGGTGCAGCCCATGGAGGAGTTCGTGGCGGAAATCGATGAGCGCTACGGCTACTACCCCGCCGCCGTGGAGCCCTACAACTATGACGGCCACACCTGGGCCGTGCCCCTCTACAACATGGCCCACTCCCTGTGGTATCGCAAGAGCGTCTTCGCCGAAGCCGGCATCGAACCGCCCACCACCTGGGAGGAATGGCTGGCCGCGGCCGAGCAGCTCACCACGGACGGTCAGTATGGCATCGGCCTGCCGGCCAACAAGCACCTCTACACCGACCAGGTGGTCTACGACTTCATGGTCAACGCCGGCGCAGATGAAATCTACAACCCGGACGGCACCCTGCGCTTCAACAACCCCCAGACGGTGGAAGCCTACGACTTCTACAGCCAGCTCTACCGCTTCTCGCCGCCGGACAGCCCCAACTGGACCTGGGGCGAGGCCGAGGCCTGCTTCGCCAACCGCACCTGCGCCATGATCCTCCAGTTCACGGTCATCACCACCTACGACACCCAGGCGGAGGGCGACCCCGAGGACCTGGGCGTAATCCCGATTCCCCACTCGGCCAGCGTGGAGAACAGCGGCACCATCGCCTACTCCAACGCGGTCATGCTCCTGACCGAGGACCCGGCCAAGCAGGAGGCGGCCAAGGAGTTCCTGCGCTTCATCCTGACGCCCGGCAACTATGGACGCTTCCTGAACATGGAGCCGGGGCTCTTCCTGCCGGTGACCGAAGCGGGCAGCCAGGATGAGACCTTCTGGAACGATCCGCTGGCCGTCAAGTACCAGAGCCAGATCGAGACCATGGTCGAGAACGCGCAGACAGGCCGGCTCTTCGGCTTCACCAACGGCAACACCTTCCCCAGCATCGCCGCCATTTCGGCCCAGAATCTGCTGGCCCAGACCCTGCAGATGGTGGTCATCGACGGCATGCCGGCGGAAGAAGCAGTGGCCCAGGGGCAGCGCCTGATGGAAGAAGCCATCAGCCAGTAG
- a CDS encoding SIS domain-containing protein, with protein MAAIQATLQQIAESQAAALDAAATAIVDAFRADGMLYLFGTGHSHLLAEEGHYRAGGLAPVCPILSSATMLHESAVTSTRFERTSGIGAALLERYPISNRDVIMIFSNSGVNAVPVEVALAARERGMTVIAVVAAAYAARVPAGPSGHKLADLAHIVIDNHGVPGDALVPIGTARRFRTGPGSTITGAFILNAILTEVAWRLDAMGMEPPVYISANMPGAAEHNAGLVARFRSRNPHL; from the coding sequence ATGGCGGCGATACAGGCCACCCTGCAACAGATCGCGGAGTCCCAGGCGGCGGCCCTGGACGCGGCCGCCACCGCCATTGTGGACGCCTTCCGGGCGGACGGTATGCTCTACCTCTTCGGCACCGGCCATTCCCACCTGCTGGCCGAAGAAGGCCACTACCGGGCCGGCGGCCTGGCCCCGGTCTGCCCCATCCTCTCCAGCGCCACCATGTTGCACGAAAGCGCGGTGACCAGCACCCGCTTTGAGCGGACCAGCGGCATCGGGGCCGCCCTGTTGGAGCGCTATCCCATCAGCAACCGGGACGTGATCATGATCTTCTCCAACAGCGGGGTCAACGCAGTCCCGGTGGAAGTGGCCCTGGCGGCCCGGGAGCGGGGCATGACGGTCATTGCCGTAGTGGCAGCAGCCTATGCGGCCAGGGTACCGGCGGGCCCCAGCGGCCACAAGCTGGCCGACCTGGCCCACATCGTCATCGACAACCATGGCGTGCCCGGCGACGCCCTGGTGCCCATCGGCACGGCCCGACGTTTTCGCACCGGCCCCGGCTCCACCATCACCGGCGCCTTCATCCTCAACGCCATCCTGACCGAAGTGGCCTGGCGCCTGGACGCCATGGGCATGGAGCCGCCCGTCTACATCAGTGCCAACATGCCGGGCGCGGCCGAGCACAACGCCGGCCTGGTGGCCCGCTTTCGCAGCCGGAACCCCCACCTGTAG